The DNA window ATATAAATTgaaatttgagttttttttttccaattttttttatccaatTTGTTTCAAAATTATTGAGAAAATATGTTTATCAATATATGAGTTCCCATACGGAATCTATTAAATCATTACACTGATCATATAATTAGCAATAGAGTACGGGTTAATTATTGACCTCTTAATATACTTGGCTAAtcagaattttgaatttgaaattttaactTTTATAAGAGTATTTACCCTTAAATAAATACCCAAATGTGGCTAATTTGATATATAACCATGTTAAATATGCTCTTATTCATGACctcattttatttatatttttccttgtagattaaaatgaaaataaagttaaaataattttcaaatttgaaaATGTTATATCGAAATACTAGTAAATAAAGGTTAATTTTTTGGTCAAATAATTCAATTTAATGGATTTTGAATGAGATAATTGGATGGAAACTCCAAGGTTGCCCTTGtaagctatatatatatatacatgcagcAACTCTACCCAGACCACAAAATAAACATACAACATATTCTAAAGAGAAATGAGTGGTGAAATTTTCTTCGTACTTTTCTTCTTGTTGGTAGCATCTTTATTCTCGTTGTTGttaatgaagaagaagaaaatgaaatatataGGAAAAGAACGTCTTCCCATTGGCCCTAAACCACTCCCAATAATTGGCAATCTTCATCATCTTGGCAAGTTACCCCATCGATCCCTCAAAGAATTGTCCAAAATCTACGGAGATCTCATGTTCTTGCGCTTGGGATCCGTGCCAACGTTAGTCGTGTCATCTGCGGATATGGCGCGAGAAATATTTAAAGAACACGACCTTGCTTTCTCAGGGAGACCATCCTTGTATGCGGCGAAGAAGCTGACTTACAATTTGTCCACGGTTGCCTTTGCACCATATGGTGAGTACTGGAGAGAGATAAGGAAAATAGCTGTTCTAGAGCTGCTTACCGTCAAAAGAATCCAATCTTTTGTTCAAATAAGGGATGAAGAGGTGGGTCGCATGATTGATAGCATAGCTCAACATGCGAATAAACTCGTGAATGTGAGTCAGTTGTCGTTTTCACTTTTGAACAATGTTGTATGCCGTGTGGCTTTCGGAACTACAAGCCCTGATAACCATGCAAATGGTTATGGAAAAATGACTAGGTTTCAAGAAATTCTTCTGGAGGTGGAGCTCTTCGAGGCTGGTTTCAATGTCGCGGATTATTTTCCATGGTTGGCTTGGATTAACAAGTTTAATGGTGTGGACCGGAAGTTAGACAAGATTTTTCGTGATTTAGATTGGTTCGTGGACAAGGCAATAGAGGAACATCGTGACTCTACAAGGGTGACAACTGATCATGAAGATATTATTGATGTATTGCTCAGAATTCAGAAAGAACCTAATAAAAGGATCGCCTTAGATGACAAACATATCAAGGGTGTTCTCGTGGTATGTTATTTTCTTCttgaaatatgaattttttaatagattaccgtaatattttaaaaaatcaaaatttcataaCAAATGTTACAATATATCATCTTCAAAATTCAATAACACAGATGTCGAAATATATcttaatgtatatatatatatatatatatatatatatattgaattgtCATGTCTACAAGAGCTCTTTAGACTCTAATATATTAACAAATTATTACATTACTTACTCTATGAGTAAGATGGGAGAAATggttggtttgaatttaaatatttgattgtTTACAGGGAATATTTTCAGCTGGCACTGACACTTCATCAGCAACAATTGAATGGACAATGACAGAACTTGTGAGAAATCCCAAAGTTAAAGAAAGAGTTCAACAAGAAGTGAGAACAATCTTCAAAGGAAAAGacaaaattgaagaaaatgatCTCCAAAAACTCACCTACCTAAAACTAGTCGTAAAGGAATCGTTGAGGCTTCATCCACCAGCCCCATTATTGGTCCCTCGAGAAACCATAGAAAACTGCACCATAGCCCAAAAATATGAAATCCCAGCAAAGACGAGAGTCATGATTAACGCTAGCGCCATTGGAACTGATCCAATGTACTGGAAAAACCCTGAACAATTTTGTCCTGAGAGATTTCTTGACAGCGATATCGATTTTAGAGGACAACATTTTGAATTGTTACCATTTGGTTCTGGGAGAAGGGGTTGTCCGGGAATTAATTTCGCACTTTCGCTTGTGGAGCTTGCACTTGTAAATCTTCTGTTTTTCTTCAATTGGGAGCTTCCGGAGGGAATGTTACCAGAGGATATTGATATGGAGGAGTCACTAGGGATCACAATGCATAAGAAAATCTCACTTTGCTTAATAGCTTCACCAGCTCGTGCTTTATAAAAAGTAGCGATACTATGCAGTAATCGCTTTGtatgaataatattttgtagtaaaaaaaatttggattttgaaattatttatttctttgtatttttatttttattgttcttCGTCTTATGTAATcgctttttatatatattatttcaagAATTTGATTgtatttcaaaaatcatatgttgaaattttGGAAAGGAAAAACCCAATAACAAAGTATATTCAAGGATTTGAGGGTATCTATGTCATTTGAGGtaattgaaaatttaaat is part of the Primulina tabacum isolate GXHZ01 chromosome 18, ASM2559414v2, whole genome shotgun sequence genome and encodes:
- the LOC142533911 gene encoding strychnine-11-hydroxylase-like; translation: MSGEIFFVLFFLLVASLFSLLLMKKKKMKYIGKERLPIGPKPLPIIGNLHHLGKLPHRSLKELSKIYGDLMFLRLGSVPTLVVSSADMAREIFKEHDLAFSGRPSLYAAKKLTYNLSTVAFAPYGEYWREIRKIAVLELLTVKRIQSFVQIRDEEVGRMIDSIAQHANKLVNVSQLSFSLLNNVVCRVAFGTTSPDNHANGYGKMTRFQEILLEVELFEAGFNVADYFPWLAWINKFNGVDRKLDKIFRDLDWFVDKAIEEHRDSTRVTTDHEDIIDVLLRIQKEPNKRIALDDKHIKGVLVGIFSAGTDTSSATIEWTMTELVRNPKVKERVQQEVRTIFKGKDKIEENDLQKLTYLKLVVKESLRLHPPAPLLVPRETIENCTIAQKYEIPAKTRVMINASAIGTDPMYWKNPEQFCPERFLDSDIDFRGQHFELLPFGSGRRGCPGINFALSLVELALVNLLFFFNWELPEGMLPEDIDMEESLGITMHKKISLCLIASPARAL